Proteins from one Armatimonadota bacterium genomic window:
- a CDS encoding histidine triad nucleotide-binding protein: MEGCIFCKIVQREIPAQVVYEDEAILAFKDVNPVAPVHVLIIPKEHIAGVLSLNQEHSEIIKGIWLVIPKLAQELGIADRGFRVVVNSGPAAGQSVPHLHFHLLGGRALSWPPG, from the coding sequence ATGGAAGGGTGCATATTCTGCAAGATTGTGCAACGTGAAATTCCAGCTCAAGTAGTATATGAGGATGAAGCTATTCTCGCCTTTAAAGATGTGAATCCAGTTGCTCCAGTGCATGTACTTATTATTCCTAAGGAGCACATTGCGGGGGTGCTTTCACTTAATCAAGAACATTCGGAAATAATAAAAGGGATTTGGCTAGTTATCCCGAAGCTTGCTCAAGAACTTGGTATTGCGGACAGAGGTTTTCGGGTTGTAGTCAACTCAGGTCCGGCGGCAGGTCAAAGCGTGCCGCATTTGCATTTCCATCTGTTGGGAGGCAGGGCTTTGAGCTGGCCTCCAGGTTAG
- a CDS encoding HD domain-containing protein: protein MILALCVILILSVLLSMHLLPEKVSLRVGDISNEEIRAHKTVRYIDTIATERLRQEAAKRTDKVYTVVPKAASETGEAFAQIIDVLKRARLDPTLYSDEARIAYVSRNLRPDLQECVDSEALRILLKADAKTFDQIQSYAEPLMRQIVDREIRDIPDDVPVVRAEFRKRLIEILGNTKYAAAVSKIGGSLIRPNRLFDPEATKKAQEREMRMVPPKYGQILLGEVVISKGERVTPEHIDKFTALGLSHPKADYVTMMCISILVACVVIFTLLYLARYHARIYRSTKLLGLLSLIVVLSVLGLKLGGAALGLNLSGSQSGYFGMIWIATAGMLTATLINPQVAVMIVALLSAMTGFAMNQELRWALAALVSGFVAIYSVSDIRHRSDLMTAAVIVSLTNLAIVWLIGRVGGDDVRTLFIGSGWAVVGGVSSIGLFWLGTTALEKPFGITTHNRLLELADTNNPILKRLLMEAPGTYSHSIFVGNIAAGAAEQIGADPLLVRVAAYYHDVGKMKRPHFFVENQYVENAHDGLNPSLSALVIRSHIKDGLELAKEYKLPPLICELMAQHHGTSVVKYFYHQATSEGNNESDMLEQHFRYDGTKPQSKEAALLMLADSVEAASRSLSKPTPSRIENLVDKIIDDRLADGQLDESDLTFKDISRIRDSFVRTLTSMMHARIEYPELTGTEGKKSANGSANKESSEEASESGKVEKGRSQVTAS from the coding sequence GTGATATTGGCCCTCTGCGTTATACTCATCTTGTCGGTCCTCCTCTCAATGCATCTACTTCCTGAGAAGGTATCACTCCGGGTTGGCGATATCAGCAACGAAGAAATTCGTGCCCACAAAACGGTCCGTTATATAGACACAATTGCAACGGAGCGTCTCAGACAGGAGGCGGCTAAAAGAACCGACAAGGTCTATACCGTCGTTCCAAAGGCTGCTTCCGAGACTGGCGAGGCTTTCGCTCAAATTATAGATGTCCTCAAGCGTGCTAGGCTCGACCCCACCCTATATTCCGACGAAGCCAGGATTGCTTACGTGAGCCGCAACCTTCGCCCAGACTTGCAGGAGTGTGTGGACTCCGAAGCTTTGAGAATTCTGCTAAAAGCTGATGCAAAGACCTTTGATCAGATTCAATCATACGCAGAGCCACTAATGCGTCAGATTGTTGATAGGGAGATTCGTGACATTCCGGATGACGTTCCTGTCGTGCGTGCAGAGTTTCGAAAGCGTCTTATAGAAATTTTAGGAAATACCAAGTATGCTGCCGCAGTCTCGAAGATAGGCGGTAGTCTTATAAGGCCGAACCGCCTGTTCGACCCAGAAGCTACAAAGAAGGCTCAAGAGCGGGAGATGCGGATGGTGCCCCCCAAGTATGGTCAGATTCTTCTCGGCGAAGTGGTTATTTCCAAAGGCGAGCGCGTTACGCCTGAGCACATAGACAAATTCACTGCATTGGGGCTAAGCCATCCAAAGGCGGATTATGTCACTATGATGTGCATAAGCATACTTGTTGCTTGTGTAGTGATTTTCACGCTTCTTTATCTTGCGCGATACCATGCACGGATATATAGGTCCACAAAGTTGCTTGGATTACTGTCTTTGATAGTAGTCTTAAGCGTTTTGGGGCTGAAGCTAGGCGGCGCGGCACTTGGTTTGAATTTAAGTGGCTCACAAAGCGGCTATTTTGGGATGATTTGGATTGCTACGGCGGGCATGCTCACTGCGACGCTGATTAATCCGCAGGTCGCCGTCATGATTGTGGCGCTTCTGTCGGCGATGACAGGATTTGCGATGAATCAGGAGCTACGGTGGGCGCTAGCGGCGTTAGTTAGCGGTTTTGTAGCAATCTATTCGGTATCCGACATCCGCCACCGGTCGGACCTAATGACCGCGGCAGTAATTGTGTCGTTAACTAACCTTGCGATAGTGTGGTTAATTGGACGTGTAGGCGGCGACGATGTAAGGACGCTTTTTATAGGCTCGGGATGGGCTGTTGTCGGAGGAGTGAGTTCTATAGGTCTGTTTTGGTTGGGGACGACCGCATTGGAAAAGCCTTTCGGAATCACGACCCACAATCGCCTCTTGGAACTGGCGGATACGAACAACCCTATATTGAAGCGGTTATTAATGGAGGCACCGGGTACATATAGTCATAGCATATTTGTGGGAAATATAGCAGCAGGAGCTGCTGAACAAATTGGAGCGGACCCGCTACTTGTTCGCGTTGCGGCATATTATCATGACGTAGGCAAGATGAAGCGGCCGCATTTCTTTGTGGAGAACCAGTATGTTGAAAATGCTCACGATGGGCTGAATCCCTCGCTAAGTGCATTAGTAATTAGGTCGCATATCAAAGACGGCCTCGAGCTTGCGAAGGAATACAAATTGCCGCCATTGATATGCGAATTAATGGCGCAACATCATGGCACGAGCGTCGTAAAATATTTTTATCATCAAGCTACAAGCGAAGGGAATAACGAGTCGGACATGCTCGAACAGCATTTCCGCTACGACGGAACTAAGCCGCAGAGTAAAGAGGCTGCTCTTTTGATGCTGGCTGATTCGGTCGAGGCTGCATCGCGGAGTTTATCGAAGCCAACGCCTAGCCGCATAGAAAATCTCGTGGATAAGATTATTGATGATCGTTTAGCTGATGGCCAGCTTGACGAATCAGATTTGACTTTTAAGGATATAAGTCGAATTCGAGACTCATTTGTTCGAACGCTGACGAGCATGATGCATGCTCGTATCGAGTATCCTGAACTTACAGGGACCGAAGGAAAGAAATCTGCAAATGGAAGTGCTAATAAAGAATCTTCAGAAGAGGCAAGTGAATCAGGAAAGGTTGAAAAAGGTCGTAGCCAAGTCACTGCAAGTTGA
- a CDS encoding GatB/YqeY domain-containing protein, whose product MSLREKLEEDYKAAMKAKDTLRVSVIRMARSEIRNAEIAKRRSLTEEEIAEVITREIKRRQESIEQFKQGGRTDLVEKETAEMRILSEYLPEQLSEDEIAGIAQEVIAELKAASKADKGRVMSALMPRVRGRADGRLVSEIVDRLLERSSA is encoded by the coding sequence ATGTCGTTGCGGGAAAAGCTAGAAGAAGATTATAAAGCGGCGATGAAAGCCAAGGATACTCTCCGAGTATCGGTAATTCGTATGGCGCGTAGCGAGATCCGAAACGCGGAAATTGCTAAGCGCCGTTCTCTTACTGAGGAAGAAATCGCTGAGGTAATCACCCGTGAGATTAAGCGACGGCAGGAGTCCATTGAGCAGTTCAAACAAGGCGGTCGGACAGATTTAGTTGAGAAGGAAACCGCTGAGATGAGAATTCTCTCGGAATATTTGCCTGAACAGCTCTCTGAGGACGAAATAGCCGGGATTGCGCAAGAGGTGATAGCAGAACTGAAAGCTGCGTCAAAGGCAGATAAGGGTCGGGTAATGAGCGCCCTTATGCCGCGCGTTCGTGGTCGAGCAGACGGAAGATTAGTCAGCGAGATAGTCGACCGCTTGCTTGAGCGCAGTTCTGCATAA
- a CDS encoding ATP-binding protein, which translates to MENSKDASELHPTIELSEALKEEALRIINISLEEARTQHPLDVPGIFSFERPTLGPTVPIKLYRAVRLLAFRELLGSNLSAAMLNVAGQMVAQKIGIRGPADVIDALEDFGVGKGTIEEQTDDHLVISLNECATCSGAPNIGEPLCHFESGIMSAGLSAGLGTEFTVEETRCWGLGDTTCLWVARRSDGQSKTLKDLEPLEMVAMLAGKAATALDTAVTIREKNRLIREAYHELRQSERMKKDLIDMIVHDMRTPLSAAISSMLTLAEMTKPRLSPQEETVLQMAIHGAQTLLGMINDLLDVSKMESNKVTLHKTPTRVNEVLREAISQVEILAKRKRLELHRRVQRGLPELEIDRDRIVRTVVNLLSNAVRHTPPGGRISVEANLTADKSSVAVSVSDTGEGIPKEYHARIFDKFVQVEPQWSRRKLSTGLGLAFCKLVVEAHGGTISVESEPGCGSTFTFTLPVRSS; encoded by the coding sequence ATGGAAAATTCGAAGGATGCCTCTGAGTTGCACCCTACTATAGAGTTAAGCGAAGCTTTGAAAGAGGAAGCGCTCCGCATAATAAACATAAGCCTTGAGGAGGCGCGGACCCAACATCCCCTTGATGTACCTGGGATTTTTTCATTTGAAAGGCCAACTCTTGGACCGACGGTGCCGATTAAACTTTATCGTGCAGTACGCCTGCTTGCATTTCGTGAATTGCTCGGGTCAAATCTTTCGGCGGCGATGTTGAACGTCGCCGGCCAAATGGTGGCGCAAAAAATAGGTATTCGTGGGCCTGCAGATGTTATTGATGCGCTTGAAGATTTTGGAGTGGGAAAGGGAACAATCGAAGAGCAAACTGATGACCATCTCGTCATAAGTTTGAATGAATGCGCCACATGTTCTGGGGCGCCGAACATCGGCGAGCCACTCTGCCATTTTGAATCAGGCATTATGTCTGCGGGCTTATCAGCCGGGTTGGGCACAGAGTTTACAGTCGAGGAAACGCGGTGTTGGGGATTAGGTGATACGACTTGCCTTTGGGTAGCTAGGCGTTCTGATGGGCAATCGAAAACTCTTAAAGACCTCGAACCACTTGAGATGGTAGCCATGCTTGCCGGGAAAGCCGCTACTGCCCTTGATACCGCAGTTACAATACGAGAAAAGAATCGGCTTATCCGTGAGGCATATCATGAGCTCCGTCAGTCCGAACGAATGAAAAAGGATTTAATAGATATGATAGTACATGATATGCGCACACCACTGTCCGCGGCCATCAGCTCGATGCTTACACTGGCGGAAATGACTAAGCCTAGGCTTTCCCCTCAAGAAGAGACTGTTCTCCAGATGGCGATTCACGGGGCTCAGACACTCCTTGGCATGATAAACGACCTCCTTGATGTTAGTAAAATGGAAAGCAATAAAGTCACCTTACACAAGACGCCTACTCGGGTAAATGAGGTGCTTCGGGAAGCCATTAGCCAGGTAGAAATTCTTGCTAAGCGCAAACGATTGGAGCTCCATCGCCGTGTTCAAAGGGGCTTGCCTGAGTTGGAAATAGACCGTGATAGGATAGTGAGGACGGTTGTTAATCTTTTAAGTAATGCGGTTCGCCACACGCCGCCTGGTGGGCGTATATCAGTTGAGGCAAATTTAACTGCCGATAAATCTTCGGTGGCGGTAAGCGTAAGTGATACAGGTGAGGGCATTCCAAAAGAATACCATGCACGAATCTTTGACAAGTTCGTCCAAGTCGAGCCCCAATGGTCGCGCAGAAAGCTGTCAACCGGCCTTGGTCTCGCTTTCTGTAAGCTCGTTGTCGAAGCTCACGGCGGCACAATCTCGGTGGAGAGCGAGCCGGGCTGCGGCAGCACTTTTACCTTCACCCTTCCTGTTCGAAGTAGCTAG
- the ybeY gene encoding rRNA maturation RNase YbeY, producing the protein MNQERLKKVVAKSLQVEGFNRPAEVSIVLTDDEMIRELNKEYRGVDSPTDVLAFSQLEDKEVTYENDQVVLGDIIISVETAEKQAREHGHSLDDEISLLVAHGMLHLLGYGDQTEAQAAVMREHEKEILEQSNDGRSN; encoded by the coding sequence GTGAATCAGGAAAGGTTGAAAAAGGTCGTAGCCAAGTCACTGCAAGTTGAGGGATTTAACCGACCTGCAGAGGTTAGCATTGTCCTTACAGATGATGAGATGATTCGCGAATTGAATAAAGAATATAGAGGTGTAGACTCGCCAACAGATGTTCTTGCCTTTTCGCAATTGGAAGACAAGGAAGTAACTTATGAAAACGACCAAGTTGTGCTGGGTGATATAATAATTTCCGTGGAAACAGCCGAAAAACAAGCAAGGGAGCATGGTCATTCACTTGATGATGAAATCAGTTTGTTGGTTGCACATGGCATGCTCCACCTTCTAGGTTATGGTGACCAAACTGAAGCGCAGGCAGCTGTAATGCGGGAACACGAAAAGGAGATTTTGGAACAATCAAACGATGGAAGATCTAACTAA
- the mtaB gene encoding tRNA (N(6)-L-threonylcarbamoyladenosine(37)-C(2))-methylthiotransferase MtaB: protein MPKVAFHTLGCKVNQYETQRMADALRASGYDVVDFADSADVYIINSCSVTHTADSKSRQAVRTIARRHPGASVVLTGCYAETSPDEARGIEGVSLVLGNRHKDAIVEYIGRLLPSKVSKTDMAASVSRAASARTRALVKIQDGCDQFCSYCIVPFARPTMWCKPADEVVDEVTQLADRGFKEIVLTGIRLGRYEYGGTNLVGLLQSLVKVSGIERIRLSSIEMTDVPICLLEIMASEKKICRHLHVPLQSGNDGVLKRMNRPYTAEEFERFVEEARLRVSDIAITTDIMVGFPGETIEEFEETYRFAERLEFSRAHIFRFSPRQGTAAYLMPDDVSPVEKKRRSELLIELAKAHSEKFAKRFIGKTMAVLVEGNKESKLRSGFTDNYIRVVFKNDPKCEAGEIVQVRIADVKENQVFGEIITSNA, encoded by the coding sequence GTGCCAAAGGTGGCATTTCATACTCTTGGTTGTAAGGTTAATCAATACGAAACGCAGAGGATGGCGGATGCACTGCGTGCTAGTGGGTATGATGTTGTTGACTTTGCTGATTCAGCCGATGTTTATATCATAAATAGTTGCTCGGTAACACATACTGCTGACAGCAAATCCCGGCAGGCTGTTAGAACGATTGCACGCCGTCACCCAGGGGCAAGCGTCGTACTCACCGGTTGCTATGCTGAGACATCGCCTGATGAAGCTCGTGGAATCGAGGGTGTATCGCTCGTATTGGGGAACCGGCACAAAGATGCCATCGTAGAATACATCGGGCGGCTTCTCCCTAGTAAGGTGAGTAAAACAGACATGGCGGCCTCGGTTTCAAGGGCGGCTAGTGCTAGAACACGCGCGCTGGTGAAAATCCAGGATGGATGCGACCAATTTTGCTCATATTGCATCGTGCCTTTTGCCAGGCCAACGATGTGGTGTAAGCCGGCAGATGAGGTTGTTGACGAGGTTACTCAACTAGCCGACCGAGGATTCAAGGAAATTGTTCTCACTGGCATAAGGCTCGGGCGCTACGAATATGGTGGGACAAACCTTGTTGGACTTCTTCAATCGCTTGTGAAAGTCTCGGGGATTGAACGTATCCGACTGAGCTCGATTGAAATGACCGATGTGCCAATCTGTCTTCTTGAAATAATGGCTAGCGAGAAAAAAATATGTCGCCACCTACACGTGCCGTTGCAAAGCGGCAACGATGGAGTACTTAAGCGAATGAACAGGCCCTACACTGCGGAAGAGTTCGAACGGTTTGTTGAAGAGGCTCGTTTAAGGGTGTCGGATATTGCGATAACGACCGATATTATGGTAGGCTTCCCGGGCGAAACCATTGAGGAGTTTGAAGAGACGTACCGTTTTGCAGAGCGGCTGGAATTCTCACGGGCACACATATTCCGATTTTCACCAAGACAAGGTACAGCAGCATATTTGATGCCAGATGATGTTTCACCGGTTGAGAAAAAGCGGCGGAGCGAGCTATTAATTGAATTGGCAAAGGCTCATTCCGAAAAGTTTGCAAAGCGGTTTATCGGTAAGACCATGGCCGTATTGGTTGAGGGCAATAAAGAAAGCAAACTTCGCTCAGGCTTTACCGATAATTATATTAGGGTTGTTTTTAAAAACGACCCTAAATGCGAGGCTGGAGAAATTGTACAGGTTAGAATTGCCGATGTGAAAGAAAATCAAGTTTTTGGGGAAATCATAACAAGTAACGCGTGA
- the rpsU gene encoding 30S ribosomal protein S21, producing MAQVQVRENESIDSALKRFKKELQQAGVLKEAREHEHYEKPSDKKRKAEAARRRKLMKLNKG from the coding sequence TTGGCGCAAGTCCAAGTGCGGGAAAACGAATCAATAGATAGCGCCCTAAAGCGATTCAAGAAGGAACTTCAACAGGCTGGCGTTCTGAAGGAAGCCCGCGAGCATGAGCACTACGAGAAGCCTAGCGACAAGAAGCGCAAGGCCGAAGCTGCTCGGCGGCGCAAGCTCATGAAGCTCAACAAGGGTTAA